DNA from Marinagarivorans cellulosilyticus:
CTTGTTCGGCCCAGTAAGTTTGAAGGGCTAAAATCAAGCCTTGAAATGTCGCTGCGGGGTTGGCCGCGGTAGTCGAAAGAGTCACAAAGTCACCTAGCTAATGAGGTAAAAACAAAAGGCGGTGATTATAGCGACATTGTGGGGGGATTGCTTGATGGGGTGTTAATCAGCGCGCACAGCCAGAACAAAAAGCAAAGCTTGGGCGCGCAATATGAATGTGTAAACCAATATGGGGCGTTAGGCCTAAACCACCCGCACCAACTCGCTCGGTATTTTTTGCCGAATTTCTTCATGAAAAGCCGGCAATTTAGACCAGTGCAGCCCGCACTTTACATGGTGTGCGGTGTGGTAGCCCAAGTTCCAAGCGTACCAGTTGTTGATTTTGGTGGCGTCGTTGCGGGTGGCTTCGTAGGGGTTTTGGGTGTCTAGCCCGCGGTGGTGGTCCACCGTGGCATAAACCAATAAGAACAACTGAATAACCATTGGAATAACAAAAATAATCAGCGCCTTAAGCGGCGAAGCTATCACTAGTGCGGCCAAGAGTGCGCAGCATATCACTAGCCAAAAGGTAAACTTTTTGAGGATTTTAGGGTGTTGTTTGCCCACGCGAAAAATTTCGGGGTAAATCTTGAGGGTATTTACAATGGTGTATTCAGTGGCGCCCATGGTCGAGCCATCTTTGCGCTTCCAAGAGCAGGTGTCTTCATGGCCATCGAGGTAGTTCATATGGTGGCCTAGGGTATGGTGCAGCACCCAAGCCCAAGGCCCGCAGCCGGTATTAAAAAACAACGGAATCTCAAAGGCACGGTTGCACCAGCCAGCTTTGAATATGGGTAGGTGCTGGTGGTTGTGGTTAACCGCGGTAGCAGAGCCTTGCCCAACAACCATTAACAGTGCGCAAGCTGCAATAACATAGAGGTTATCAACCCAAAAGAACAATACGAGCTGCGCGGCAAAAAGTGCTAAAACCAAAAAAATGGCGGGTATGTCTTGTTTGTATCTAATCATAAAAGAAGGGTACTTATTAAGGCGATGGTAAGCCTGCATGCGTCGTGAATGAGGGTATTTCCAAGTTGTGTAACTTGAGAATAGCTAAGTCAGGCGTCAATGCCAGTGGCGATTGATTTGCTGGGGGTTAAGCGGATGTATTTTAAGTGGGGCGATTATCCCTGAACTTGTGCGTAACGCTAGCAAAATTGTTGGTTTGGGCGCCGCAGAAGCAAAATAGGTCATAAAAGGTATCTTCATTCAGCGCTTTAACTCGGCGGCTGTATTAACTCGCTACCGGAGCCACTAGGGCTTTGATATGGTAAGCGCCGATAAATTCTCCTTACCTACTTTATTTACATAGGCTTAAACCCTTATGACAAAGACACCACATTCAGCGCCTTCGCGCCGGCAGTTTATGAAACAGGCTGCCGTTGGCAGTATGGCGACCTTAGGCGCTGCGAGCAGCTTGGCTAATAGTGATCGTTATCAGCCCGGCGCTTCGCCCGTGCGTTACCCAGACCCAGATATTATTTCGTTAGACAAACGCTTTGGTTATCGCATTGGCAATGCGGCAATACAGCGTCTGCACACCGGTATGCGCTGGGCAGAAGGGCCTGCATGGAATGCGGTGGGGCGCTACGTGGTATGGAGCGATGTTGCCAGCAATGAGCAACTGCGTTTAACCACAGAAAATGATCATGTTTCGCATGCTTTTCGTTCGCCTTCTAATTTTAGCAATGGCAATACCTTCGACTTACAAGGCCGCCAACTGGTGTGTGAGCATTTAGCGCGACGCGTTGTGCGCTATGAAGCGAATGGCAGCATAACGGTGTTAGCGGCGGAATTTGATGGCAAAAGCTTTAATGCACCGAATGATATTGTGGTAAACCCGCTAGATGGCAGCGTGTGGTTTACCGACCCAGGCTATGGCAGCTTAGGGGTTTACGAAGGGACTAACGCTAATAACGGTTCGCCACAGCCCTATCAAAAAGAAGCGGTGTACCGTATTGATGATAAAACAGGTGCTGTTAGCAAAGTAACAGACGAAATTTATAAGCCCAATGGCTTATGTTTTTCAGCCGATTACAAAAAACTGTATGTCGCTGATTCTGGCGTTTCGCATTACGCCAAAGCGGCTGGTGAAATTAAGGTATGGGATGTTGATGGCGCACGCTTAAAAAATGGCCGCCGCCACACACTTACGGCCAAAGGCAAGCAAAAAGGCATTGTGGATGGTATTCGCTGCGATGTGGACGGCAATATCTGGGCGGGCGCTGGTTGGGCTGGTGAAGGTTATGATGGTGTCCATATCTTTGCGCCTGATGGCGAGCGCATTGGTCAAATCGTTTTGCCTGAAATTTGCTCGAACATTTGTTTTGGCGGCAAACACCGAAACCGACTCTTTATGACGGCAAGCCAATCGCTTTACAGCGTATTTGTAGGCGCGCAAGGCGCCCACTTTTGTTAATGGTTAGCCCATTATCTTTTGCGCAAATAGGGTATAGGTTTCGGTATTAAAAACAATATTGGAAAAGCGCGTGGCTGTTGGCAGGAAAAAGGCCGTAATAACGGTAGCACTGCCAATAAATAACGCGCTTTTCCAGTTGTCGTAATCAAAGAGCTTTAATGCGGTGCCAAAAGAGCGCTTAAGCCGGTTATTCATAAAATCGACGGCGTAGATCTCGTCCAATAACAAATGTAAAAAATAACCAAAGCCAGTAAATAAGCCCATAAACCAACAGCCGGAAGCCCTTAAGCCAAGCTGAGCAGTAATGGCTGTGACCAAAAAGGTAAAAAATAGGCCAGCCAGCACCGAGTGAAAAACGCCGCGGTGTACCGTAAAAATTTCAAAGATATTGCGCACCACAAAATGCATCGCCAAAAAAGCGACGGCACAGCCGCCCCAAACCCATAATAGCGGCCAGTGATAAACGCCAAACACAGTGGTTAATACACAGGCAATCGCACTTAACAAACCAAATAGAATAGATAAGCTATGTGAATTATCTGAGTCTATATCGGGCAAAATTCCGCCCACTGAGCCGGCCAGCCAACAAAGCACTGCCTCTGAAGGCGTAATGTGCTGCGTGCTTAAAAACAGTGTACTGAGCAAACCGCTGCCAATAGTGGAAAACTGTAAGTGGGTGTTGAAGTTAGCCATGATTTTCTCAGTAATAAATAGCAATAGGCTGTGGCGGGCCTGCTTGGATGAATACCCCCATT
Protein-coding regions in this window:
- a CDS encoding SMP-30/gluconolactonase/LRE family protein; the protein is MTKTPHSAPSRRQFMKQAAVGSMATLGAASSLANSDRYQPGASPVRYPDPDIISLDKRFGYRIGNAAIQRLHTGMRWAEGPAWNAVGRYVVWSDVASNEQLRLTTENDHVSHAFRSPSNFSNGNTFDLQGRQLVCEHLARRVVRYEANGSITVLAAEFDGKSFNAPNDIVVNPLDGSVWFTDPGYGSLGVYEGTNANNGSPQPYQKEAVYRIDDKTGAVSKVTDEIYKPNGLCFSADYKKLYVADSGVSHYAKAAGEIKVWDVDGARLKNGRRHTLTAKGKQKGIVDGIRCDVDGNIWAGAGWAGEGYDGVHIFAPDGERIGQIVLPEICSNICFGGKHRNRLFMTASQSLYSVFVGAQGAHFC
- a CDS encoding fatty acid desaturase family protein, with amino-acid sequence MIRYKQDIPAIFLVLALFAAQLVLFFWVDNLYVIAACALLMVVGQGSATAVNHNHQHLPIFKAGWCNRAFEIPLFFNTGCGPWAWVLHHTLGHHMNYLDGHEDTCSWKRKDGSTMGATEYTIVNTLKIYPEIFRVGKQHPKILKKFTFWLVICCALLAALVIASPLKALIIFVIPMVIQLFLLVYATVDHHRGLDTQNPYEATRNDATKINNWYAWNLGYHTAHHVKCGLHWSKLPAFHEEIRQKIPSELVRVV
- a CDS encoding metal-dependent hydrolase, producing the protein MRSQNTGVKWGYSSKQARHSLLLFITEKIMANFNTHLQFSTIGSGLLSTLFLSTQHITPSEAVLCWLAGSVGGILPDIDSDNSHSLSILFGLLSAIACVLTTVFGVYHWPLLWVWGGCAVAFLAMHFVVRNIFEIFTVHRGVFHSVLAGLFFTFLVTAITAQLGLRASGCWFMGLFTGFGYFLHLLLDEIYAVDFMNNRLKRSFGTALKLFDYDNWKSALFIGSATVITAFFLPTATRFSNIVFNTETYTLFAQKIMG